The window CGCAGCAGGTAGAAAACTGCTGAACAGCAATAAAATATTGCATTTCCATGACATGCTGGGTGTGAAACAAAGTATAAGCTAGGAAAGCTTATTTGTTTGTCTCATTGACTAGGATGGTGAACAAGGTATCAAAAACAGTAGAAAATAAACAACAGTTTCATTATTcaacaaagaataaaattattgtaaaatgcTAAAACAGTAATGAAACTGGTATGAATTATTATGACTGGCATTCCAAAGTAGTTTTGAGCATAATATAACACTATGAACATGCAAAGGATATTACTGAGAGAACACATAAACACATGTGAAACAGTTTTAAGCAAGGCTTATAATTGCTTCCAATAGGACCAGGTAATAAAATcgattatataaaatttattctttaataaaaatttacagAATTCACCTCTGAAGTTCTCATTCTACCAGAGGTGTTAATCATGTCAACTCTTGCTGGCCAATGATCAAAATACTGGAACTTGTAGATGGTAGTTCCCAGAGCTCTTCTCTTTACTGCGATTGCGTTTGTACATTAGTAGATGCTTCGGATCGCCGCAGACGTAACGTTTGATTCCATGATTTCACCAGGTCTGTTCGGAATACTCCTGtgcaatacaataaaaaaagcaGATTTGATTAGTATGGGCTGTAGTAAAGCATCCAAGTACAGTGGGACCAGAGAAGTCGACCATAATTCGTTCAAGGCTGGCATACTATTCCCAATTTGGACAACAAACCTTTTttccataaaaaataattgtaataatttcaaTTCTTAAGTTAGAAAAGTAACTAAAGGTCCCTTTGGGCTATGTTCAGTTGATACAATTTGTTATTAAGCAGTCTTTTTTAAGTAGAATCACCTATTGTCATGTTGACCTTCAGTTATCTTGTAACTGGCTAAAATGAACACGcattattttggtaatagctcAAAAAATAATTCTTGTTTCGACCAGCTgtttaatctaaaaaaaattttcaaagtttgtgtgtatgtccagctacacctattaaagtcttggaattaaaattttgcgctttaataaatttgaactcacggagatcGCAAGCTCTACCTCTGAGTTATGTAAGGCGTAAACACTATCATATATGGTATAGCGTATGTAcacgctaaatgatgtattatttgAGCATTGCGCCCAAGCGTTACGATGCAGctgttatgaaatattttgccTACCTCAAAAAAGCATGATGCTTTTTCATTACGGCAAATTTTTTCTGCCACTTGATATCAGCAATAATTTCTTTCGAAAttaaatttggcgatttgtgtaccgattatatacgttattaagagatatacctTGCTCGCCATGACGAGTCCAGCGgtatccgttatggtaaaaatggATTCGCAAACGgataaataatacaattttagttacaagtttgaagtttactaaaatacatactaaaacttccttcaagtaagtgcttagtaaactaaattcatttaaggtagactcagtgtttatgttagacgtctgtctcaaaggtaacaACTCTCCATGTAGTACATTGCAATGCTATATTATCTTGAGcacgcagatcataaccacagaATTCACTAGTCAtggtaggtacctatagttactaaggctaacatactatgttattatattacagtattattatTTCATAAATAATGATGCTTTTTAcaaggtgattgcattagataattactatgggttccTATACCATATTCTACCATGTATATAGCCTACGATATCTTCGCatgccagtgttggcatcaaaaactggcatgccaattttcgcatgccaacactgaaatgaactaaaatcatataattgtataccaaataattcttcattgtaatcgtagcaaaacaaacgatatttagccattacttgctaacaatttcacatttatacacctttatatttttatttttcctcctaaattttttcaatgaaacacttctttcaagttatgaaatttaaaacttacggttgtttgaaaaaaagtttgaaaaccttgacagttgttttttattcatttgaactgcacaaaaatagttttctcatgatacgaagtttgaaagttagaatggtaaatgctgtaGATGTTAAATGAAAACAAACTTCCTGTCCAAAGAAAAAATTGCggctacattgctatacaaAGGAATAATTGCGGTCATAGTTATTACATGCTTAAGCTAAAAGTTGAAATGCTGAAGCTTAAAGCACTTgggaaaatactattggttattacTAGCGCACTTGAAAATCATAGATATCATTACGCAAAACGTAgcgattattaagctggcttcagatGATTCTTaatttagtaaaaatttagactagctcaagttaATAGTTTAAGTTACTCGAATTCATTGGGCAATTAttattacctaatgaatttgagtaacttaaagtAAAACTTTAAccttattacccgtgcaacgccggacattcagctagtcgtgtataaaataatttatacttTATTGTTTAAAGCAGCTGAACAACGAATTACATAATAGATTGATCACCCAAAAGCTGATAGCTgaattttatatttactttattGAATAAAGCTGAATCCTTGTCAAGGAAGATAAAGGACTCACTTCCTTGACATCTTCAGTATGATATCATACAGAGAAGGTAAAGGAGAAGGTTACTACTTGGCAGGGAGTCCTCTTTCATGATGCCTAAATCTTACTTGGTGAAGAATCATGCTAAGAAGATGCTATCTGAATGGCCAACACGAACCAAACAGCACTGGAGAAGCAAGACCGCACCGTTTCATTGTTTCTTCACTGCCATACAGCTAGAGGTGTTGCTATGCAGTTTTGCCATCCACCAATATCCTACTCAACTTTAGAAGCATTAAAACTCAAACTTTTTGGTTAGTCCAATTTGTATGACGAGAAAGAGGCTCAACTACCAGGTTACTGCTGTATTACACTCTGGTGAGTAAATGAACTCCAGCATCAGATACTAGATGTGAAGGCAAAACTGTggctataaataaatatgacaGTGAAGAGTTCGCTCTAGAAGATGTGGtgaaaatacaacaatataAATGTTCTTCAAGTGCTTCACTACAAACGAAACAACCTCCATGTTATTTAGCAAAATAGCAGTCAGTAGCCCAGTAGTTTGGCCTCCGAAAATGGCGCCTACCTTGTGTGCTAGCGAAGAACTGCTCTAGCCCGCTGGGTCCGATGTGTGCTTGATCATTCTCATATTCATATGCCTGTAGCACCATGTCAAACTTGTcaaaatctttaacaaattTAGCTTCGTTTGTACAGTTGTCTTCATATTCCTGCAACCACGAACAGGTTAATGATAGGCTCAATTCACTGTCAGCTACCTTACAATCATGCAATTGAAAGGCAAATACAATTTCAAGATCGCACAGGCATGTGAAGCTGCGAGCAGACAATTTTATTTGTCATTCAACATCgttttttcataaaacataTTCCAACTGCATATTGCTAAGTTGCTAAATTGCTAGTTGGGTCCCTATTATGGCATGCTGAAAACCAGCCAAGTTTATCACAGCCgagctttttaatattttacataacACACCAAGAAGAACAGGATAAACGAGACTGCATTGTTTCATCGTCTAATTTGCcatatttttgctatattaataAAGCTCcctttgtcattgtgtctgtcaGAGTAAACGTGATGCGTTTACACATTTTTTGCCCGATTGCATCCAAATTTTACACACCTATGCCGGCGTCTTCCGCAAGGTCGCTAAAAGTATTGAGCCTTTAAACTTTCCCTGTTTCCTGAAAACCAGCCATTTAAACACCCACCTTCGGGGTATCTGATCAAAAATAAAAGACATCTCGGGCAAAAGCCAGGCCTACTGCTAGCCCGGCAAAAAGCCAGCAGGCATTCGATTAGGGCGGGTCATGGAGTATCGGTCTACTAAGCTGAAATTCCCAAGTTCGAGCCCCGTATGAAACAATACATTATGAAGCAGCTTTGTTATTGCCTGTTATTTCTTCAGCGCAACAGATTCAAGCAAGATTACAAGTCATCAGAGTTTTATCAGTATAAGTAATCAATTGCTTTCCGGCTTTGCACAATCATCTTTAGTATAGTAAAAGAGGTGTTCTGTGACGTCAGAAAATTATCATGTGAAGGAAGAATTATAAGAACAGACTGTATGAACTCCACGTATTACTTAAAATTTATTCAATGGGAAAAGACAGGCCCACTCCAAGCAATGCCAGGCTTAATTGGCAACCCTAGAAAAGACAGGCCCACTCCAAGCAATGCCAGGCTTAATTGGCAACCCTAGAAAAGACAGGCCCACTCCAAGCAATGCCAGGCTTAATTGGCAACCCTAGAAAAGACAGGCCCACTCCAACCAATGCCAGGCTTAATTGGCAACCCTAGAAAAGACAGGCCCACTCCAAGCAATGCCAGGCTTAATTGGCAACCCTAGAAAAGACAGGCCCACTCCAAGCAATGCCAGGCTTAATTGGCAACCCTAGAAAAGACAGGCCCACTCCAAGCAATGCCAGGCTTAATTGACAACCCTAGAAAAGACAGGCCCACTCCAAGCAATGCCAGGCTTAATTGGCAACCCTAGAAAAGACAGGCCCACTCCAAGCAATGCCAGGCTTAATTGGCAACCCTAGAAAAGACAGGCCCACTCCAAGCAATGCCAGGCTTAATTGGCAATCCTAGAAAAGACAGGCCCACTCCAAGCAATGCCAGGCTTAATTGGCAACCCTAGAACTTTCACTTccatataaatgtaaatgtgcCACAATGTATCTGGTTAGACACTCAAGAAGAATGCTCCTTCACATGCATCAAGGACAATTGTCCTCAATGAATCCTTCATGGATTATTGTTATGAAACCAGTGTAGCAACTTCTTCTGAAAATCCAAAGAGTACTGTCGGCTGTTTGCTTGAAATCTCAAATCCACAactttaaccactgagctatagcACTCTTAGCATTTTAACACGCTGTTATCAAATAGTGTACACCATACGCACACGCTAAACAGCGTATTAGTTGAGCGTCGCGCCCGCGCATAACGATTCCCctgttataaaacattttttgcttaACTCCATagaacacgatgctttttcgttgGGGCGAATTTTTTCTGTAacacaatatcaacaataacttttctcgaaattaaaatttggcaatttgtgtactgattatatacgttattaaaaaatatacattgctcaccatggcgagttcagctcAGCgttaaaagtttattaaaatacatactaagaCTTCCTTCAAGTTTGTGTTTAGTgaactaaattcattcaagttagattcagtgtttatatgttacacgtctgtcttgaaggtgagaactctgtacatagtacattgcaatgttatattatctcgcagatcataaccacaaaatgcactcgAGTCAtagtaggtacctatagttactaaggttaacatattattttgttactaatttttaatgaggatgattttaaagttatttactAGGAGacgtttgcattagataattactataagtTTCTATACCCCGCTatatatgaaatttttgccttactatgccaacactggaacgaattaaagtCGTATGGCAAGAATCCACTGTACTATAAAAATTCAACTTATCTGTAAGTGAATATTTAGACATGAAGAGTGTGATAGAAAGTAAGGAAATGATCCACCACACTCCCTAAAGCACCCTTCCAGCACATGACTGCTGCAAAGTGATGTGACTTACACACTTACCTGCCACAGGGCAAGAATATCCTCTGCTATGGATTGGTCAGGCAAATGACTAGTCATGTCTGTTAGGGCATTCTACAGACAAGGTAAGAAATTGGAGGCTCCCTTAGCTCACAATATGAATTTGATACCagccatatatacatgtattcataaTGCTATGTATATACCGAAAGGTTACAAGGGCCAGAATTTGTATCATGAGATACAGCGCATTTAAGACAGTTTCATACAGAACTTTGTAGCTTCGCGGAACTAAACTTGTCCATCTTTCTAAAATAGTCCCATGTACATTGAGGTGTGCATCTTTCAATATAAACATCAACTATTCATCAGCATAATGATGAAATACTTAAAACTCTGCAagaatacaataaaatttaataatgatTAATGAATTGATTAATGTTGATACAACAAAAACATATTGTATCACCAAATATAACCATTGAAAATATTCAAGAAGGCAATTGAAGGCATGTTTTGCTTATATTGAAGAAATAAATCGTAGCAGAACAGTTAATACTGTTGGTTTTGAACGGTCTAAAATTGTTGTGAACCACCATTGTGGTAATACAAATATGATTATACATCAATGAAACTGAGTGTTTATTTTGTAATATTAATCTGTTATGATGTAATGAATGTTTGCTCAAATCTTACATTGCGTATCAAACAAAAAGACTTATATGTAGAGCTGATAGTCGCGAGAAGTTTGTCTGTAGTAAATGAGAGGAAGATTGAGAAAATGGTGTCAAGCAAAAAAGCCTGAAGCACTTGAAAGTGGAAAAGCTGGAAAAGCTGGACATGTtaattagaaaataaaattaacaaaaacaaaaatacaaattagttatgttaatttaaaggttaacttgcaagaaaattcgcattacagttatttggtatgaaaagattcgccgtgtcttactctgttgtgttgtaagtgcaaaatatgtggaaatgtgattacaagcccttaaaagctcaaaaacgaacagttaatcgcagccacacgagaccgccgtagtttggattcgctttccaaaacggctcaaatgtgacgtagttatgagagatggtttctgtttacactttcatgcaacattattcgtcgaaatatttcacaaatatacttcatgcattcaataaaaccatgtctaatgtttttacgcgtctgttttatcatcattttaatgctgtcacttttagcactgatatcttataacttaccgtaaaaaatcgttaaactttttaaccttagctcgaaggggtgcatatcattgtctgataatcatgacgagcctgttggtcacctgtgataatcaaaaaatgctgcaaaaattatttgcgaagtattgggtcacatgatcagattacgatgtgacgattgaataatgccgaaacaaaactgtgaagtagcgagcatctatacttgatacggggtcttcggtaaaacccgaagtgtttgtcataaactagtactacgataagttttatattgagctttttattggcctttcaattcacgtgagaacatacgtgacaagacgataaccaaatttcgtggttacgtcatcgaaataaataaattccgatctacggcggcttttcgtttttgagcttttaagagcttgtaatcaaattcccacatattttgcacctgcaacacaacagagtaagacatggtgaatcttttcataccaaataactgtaatgtgaattttcttgcaagtcaacctttaaagttaaAGTAGtataatatcgactagctctgTACCTTCATCACCACCTCTACATCTACCTTCATCGCCACCTCTACATCTACCTTCATCACCACCTCTACATCTACCTTCATCACCACCTCTACATCTACCTTCATCACCACCTCTACATCTACCTTCATCACCACCTCTACATCTACCTTCATCACCACCTCTACATCTACCTTCATCACCACCTCTACATCTACCTTCATCACCACCTCTACATCTACCTTCATCACCACCTCTACATCTACCTTCATCGCCACCTCTACATCTACCTTCATCACCACCTCTACATCTACCTTCATCACCACCTCTACATCTACCTTCATCACCACCTCTACATCTACCTTCATCACCACCTCTACATCTACCTTCATCACCACCTCTACATCTACCTTCATCGACACCTCTACATCTACCTTCATCACCACCTCTACATCTACCTTCATCACCACCTCTACATTTACCTTCATCGCCACCTCTACATCTACCTTCATCACCACCTCTACATCTACCTTCATCACCACCTCTACATCTACCTTCATCACCACCTCTACATCTACCTTCATCACCACCTCTACATCTACCTTCATCGCCACCTCTACATCTACATACATCGCCACCTCAACATCTACCTTCATCACCACCTCTACATCTACCTTCATCACCACCTCTACATCTACCTTCATCACCACCTCTACATCTACCTTCATCACCACCTCTACATCTACCTTCATCGCCACCTCTACATCTACCTTCATCACCACCTCTACATCTACCTTCATCACCACCTCTACATCTACCTTCATCACCACCTCTACATTTACCTTCATCACCACCTCTACATCTACCTTCATCACCACCTCTACATCTACCTTCATCACCACCTCTACATTTACCTTCAGCGCCACCTCTACATCTACCTTCATCACCACCTCTACATCTACCTTCATCACCACCTCTACATCTACCTTCATCACCACCTCTACATCTACCTACATCACCACCTCTACATCTACCTACATCACCACCTCTACATCTACCTTCATCGCCACCTCTACATCTACATACATCGCCACCTCTACATCTACCTTCATCACCACCTCTACATCTACCTTCATCACCACCTCTACATCTACCTTCATCACCACCTCTACATCTACCTTCATCACCACCTCTACATCTACCTTCATCACCACCTCTACATCTACCTTCATCCCCACCTCTACATCTACCTTCATCGCCACCTCTACATCTACCTTCATCGCCACCTCTACATCTACCTTCATCACCACCTCTACATCTACCTACATCACCACCTCTACATCTACCTACATACATTTGTAAAGCTAGTCAAAGAGTTCAAACAATGGTTTTTAGGAGTAAAAGGTCGCTTTGTGAAAACTGAAAACTCAAAAGTAAACACGTGGCTGAATGTGTGACTGATAGCTCAAATAGTGTGGCTGATAGCCCATAAATATCCCTATCTGGGATAGGAGTGTATAGCAAACAAGCTATCTGACCTTTTCTAGGGTATATTTGTCTGACTCTGAAACTCCACAATGAGGAGTTATGTCTCCCACAACAGCCTCAGCCATGTCATGCACTATAGCCATCTTCATCACTCTATGGAAACATAAAAAGTGTCCATGTGATACTAATATTTAAGTAGAGATCAGTCACTATATAATGAGCCATCTCCTGTTTATAATGATGCCATGATACTTAAATCTTTAAACAGCAATAAATTAGAATATCTTGTGGGTCAAACATTTCTCATGATCCCCCATGGCAAAAGTAGATGGTGTGAGTAGACCAGAGTAGACATTGTGTTAAGTGCACGGATAAAGCTCAATGCTATTGGCTTTATATGTCAAaactattttaatattaaaggttgactggcaacaaaatttacattacagttatttggtatcaaaaggttcaccatgtcttactctgctgcgttttaggtgcaaaatatgtggaaatgtgattacaagctcttaaaagcttcaaaacgaacagttaattgccgccatcatcaaaattttatatacatactgtaaatgttaaaaattagtaacaaaatactatatgtaaccttagtaactatagttacctatagtaactttagtggttatgatctgcaataaaatgtaacattacaatgtactatgtgcagtagcAGTAGTGCGCACTGTAGGGAGTTctcacctttgagacagacatacaacaaaaatgttaaatttaacttaaatgaatttagctaactaaacacatacaacatacacaagccaagttttagtatgtattttgctaaACTATACTTCAACCTTGTcattggctaaaattttatcacctatctgttaccggttttgttttcactataatttataacgaataatgctgaacttagAGAGaacgagcatcgtatctctttcaggcgttgcgGGAGGGATTTGGGCGAATAGCATATTGGCATCTTCGTTATTTCGACGTATTCAGAACACCAActgcaaaaatttaattttgagaaaGAAATTTTTTCACATCGTATGGCAAAAAAATATCATATGGCGAGGATGAAAAAATATCATATGGCGAGGATGAAAAAATATCATATGGCGAGGATGAAAAAATCTCATATGGCGAGGATGAAAAAATATCATGTGTGACATTGTAAGGCATCA of the Watersipora subatra chromosome 4, tzWatSuba1.1, whole genome shotgun sequence genome contains:
- the LOC137394482 gene encoding 5'-deoxynucleotidase HDDC2-like; this translates as MDAASAVTLIEFFTTVGKLKHLKRTGWVKCGVLEPETVASHMYRMAVMGMMIPETLTVNKYKVMKMAIVHDMAEAVVGDITPHCGVSESDKYTLEKNALTDMTSHLPDQSIAEDILALWQEYEDNCTNEAKFVKDFDKFDMVLQAYEYENDQAHIGPSGLEQFFASTQGVFRTDLVKSWNQTLRLRRSEASTNVQTQSQ